From one Acidobacteriota bacterium genomic stretch:
- a CDS encoding energy transducer TonB: MRVRLLLLLSTLGFFLPSVLSAQTTVADIKERLVDKPLYLAGCWIEDNLHFDPYGHLVGSSKLTTFTLCGVKVKKVNLEPNRLVVEGKRVGLEFEDSVPKRVDLEGIRITIDRPQDDDFDSALSAIFADNLETLVPLLPPYWQPFARVNILPPSDSNHSTLLAAFVDSSLPKIGGDVEPPKLLKSVEPRYSKAASDKKYLGSVLICLIIEENGIPSHLTVVRPAGLALDEQALHAVSQYVFIPAKKDGKPVRVQLNIEVNFAYR, encoded by the coding sequence ATGCGTGTTCGTTTGCTACTGTTGCTTTCTACACTCGGTTTCTTTCTGCCCAGCGTTTTATCCGCACAAACCACAGTCGCAGACATTAAAGAGCGACTTGTGGATAAGCCGCTTTACCTTGCCGGATGTTGGATAGAAGACAATCTGCACTTCGATCCCTATGGACATCTAGTCGGCAGTTCGAAGCTAACGACCTTTACTCTGTGTGGAGTAAAGGTCAAGAAGGTCAATCTTGAACCGAACAGGCTCGTTGTAGAAGGAAAGCGGGTTGGACTCGAATTTGAGGATTCTGTGCCAAAACGCGTTGACCTGGAAGGGATACGAATCACGATTGATAGGCCCCAGGACGACGATTTTGATAGTGCTCTTAGCGCAATTTTTGCAGACAATCTTGAAACCCTTGTTCCGTTACTTCCTCCGTACTGGCAGCCCTTCGCAAGGGTGAATATTCTTCCACCTAGCGACAGTAATCACTCGACCTTATTGGCTGCATTTGTTGATTCTTCTTTGCCGAAGATCGGCGGTGACGTGGAGCCTCCTAAGTTATTGAAGTCTGTTGAGCCTAGATATAGTAAGGCTGCTTCTGACAAGAAGTATTTAGGCAGCGTTTTGATCTGCTTGATCATAGAGGAGAATGGTATTCCTTCTCATCTGACGGTAGTTCGACCAGCCGGCCTGGCTCTTGATGAACAAGCTTTGCACGCCGTGAGTCAATATGTATTCATCCCTGCGAAAAAGGATGGAAAACCTGTGCGTGTTCAGTTGAACATTGAAGTCAATTTCGCCTATCGCTAG
- a CDS encoding DUF2306 domain-containing protein, with product MPPATASKPTHSSWIRIVLYILCFIAAAAALRRIVALLLVKASMRPGQFGDLDAVFAAHRALTLAHVVPALCFVLLLPLWFSARMRSNKQTHRRITWALFALGFVVGITAIPMVANPVGGVTELSAIIVFDGIFLFSFVRALMLFAKHQPHYREWMMRAIAVLLGIATTRPVMGVFFATARLTHLEPRQFFGIAFWIGFAATYIAGEWYLQRHQGMASGV from the coding sequence ATGCCGCCAGCCACCGCAAGCAAGCCCACTCATTCGAGCTGGATACGCATCGTTCTGTACATCCTCTGCTTCATCGCGGCGGCCGCCGCCCTGCGGCGCATCGTGGCGCTCCTGCTCGTAAAAGCATCCATGCGCCCAGGACAGTTCGGCGACCTCGACGCTGTATTCGCCGCCCACAGGGCACTCACGCTCGCGCACGTTGTCCCGGCGCTCTGCTTCGTTCTGCTGCTGCCGCTGTGGTTCTCGGCAAGAATGCGCAGCAATAAACAAACGCACCGGCGCATCACATGGGCGCTCTTCGCGCTCGGCTTCGTCGTCGGCATCACAGCAATCCCAATGGTGGCGAACCCCGTCGGCGGCGTCACCGAACTCTCCGCCATCATCGTCTTCGACGGAATCTTCCTCTTCTCATTCGTGCGGGCGTTGATGCTCTTCGCAAAACATCAGCCTCACTATCGTGAGTGGATGATGCGAGCCATCGCCGTTCTGCTGGGCATTGCGACGACGCGGCCAGTGATGGGAGTCTTCTTCGCCACTGCGCGGCTGACGCACCTCGAGCCACGCCAGTTCTTCGGCATCGCCTTCTGGATCGGCTTTGCAGCTACGTATATTGCGGGCGAGTGGTATCTGCAGCGACATCAAGGTATGGCATCAGGAGTCTAG